From the Simplicispira suum genome, the window AAAAGGCGTAATGCGGCGTGGTCCGCGGGCCACGAGTTCAGCGTGGGTGTTCTCGATCAGCGGCAGACCGCCAATCCCCGAGCCGATGACGCACGCAATGCGTGTGGCCAGGTCTTCAGCCAGATCGTCACCGGTGGGCAGACCAGCGTCCTGCACCGCCTGCACGGCCGCAGCGATGCCGAAATGGATGAACGCATCCATCCCGCGCGCATCTTTGGCGCTGAGGTAGGCGTCCAGATCAAACCCGCGCACTTCCCCGGCAATCTGGCAGGCGAAGTTCGACGCATCAAACTTCGTGATGCGGCCGATACCGGAGCGCCCGGCCAAGAGATTGGCCCAGGCGTCCTGCACCGTGTTTCCAACGGGACAAACGCAACCCAGGCCGGTCACGACAACGCGACGACGGCTCATTCGTAAACCTTGTGCTTAACTCGCTCAACGCGGCGCAGCGCGCCGATCAAGCCTTCGGGTGGGACGTGGCGTAGTCGATGGCGTTTTGCACCGTGGTGATCTTCTCGGCGTCTTCATCGGGAATCTCGATGCCGAATTCGTCTTCCAGTGCCATCACCAGTTCGACCGTGTCGAGCGAGTCGGCACCGAGGTCGGCCACGAAGGCCTTTTCGCTGGTGACCTGGGACTCTTCCACGCCGAGCTGCTCGGCAATGATCTTTTTGACGCGTGCTTCAATATCGCTCATGGTTTCACTCTGGGTGTTGGTAGATTGATCGGGGATTCTAGCTGCTTAGATCGTGCCGTTTGATACAAGAATATCTGCATTCATCCGACGCGAAATTCGTTCATTTACATGTACATGCCGCCATTGACGTGCAATTCCTGGCCCGTCACATAGCCGGCCTGCGGCGAGGCGAGGTAAGCGACGGCGTGTGCGATGTCGGCAGGGCGACCCAGGAAGCCTAGCGGGATCTGATTGAGCAAGGCTTTTTGCTGCGCTTCGGGCAGACCGGCCGTCATGTCGGTATCGATGAAACCGGGCGCCACGCAGTTGACGGTGATGCCCCGGCTGCCAAGTTCGCGCGCCAGCGAGCGGGTCATCCCCGCAACGCCCGCCTTGGCGGCCGCGTAGTTCGCCTGCCCCGGATTGCCTGATGCACCCACCACACTGGTGATGCTGATGATGCGGCCAAAACGCTGTTTCATCATCGGGCGGATGGCAGCGCGACTCACGCGAAACACGGCCCCCAGGTTCGTTCCGAGCACGGCGTCCCAGTCGTCGTCCTTCATCCGCATGGCAAGCTGATCGCGGGTGATGCCGGCGTTGTTGACCAGCACTTGCAGGCCGCCCTGCTCTTTCACGATGGTCTCGATCAGCGCGTCGACCGAGGGCGCATTGTTCACGTCGAGCACCGCACCGCTGCAGCCGGCATGGGCCGACAGCGCAGCACCGATGCGCTGCGCGCCCTCTGCCGTGGTGGCCGTGCCCACCACGCGGTAGCCGCGCTGCGCCAGTTCGAGCGCAATGGCGGCGCCGATGCCGCGCGAGGCGCCGGTCACCAGCGCCACAGGGGCTTGTTTTTCCTCAATATCACTCATGCCAATAGCTCCTGGACTTGGGTGAGGGAGGCGGGATCGAACAGCGCCGCGCCCACCAGTTCAGAGTCAATGCGGCGCACCAGACCGGCCAGCACCTTGCCCGGGCCGCACTCGACAATGTGCGTCGCCCCCATGGTGCGCAGCTGCTGCACGCATTCGACCCAACGCACCGGACCAAAAGCCTGGCGCACCAGTGCATCGCGGATCGCCTCGGGCTCGCTTTGCACAGCGACGTCCACGTTATTGACTACGGGAATCTGGGGCGGCGCAAGCGCCAGCGTGCCAAGCGCCTCGCGCAGCGCCTCGGCTGCCGGACGCATCAGGCTCGAATGAAAAGGCGCAGAGACCGGCAAGGGCAGCGCACGCTTGGCGCCTGCAGCCTTGAGCGCCTCGCAAGCGCGCTCCACCGCCGCCTTGCTGCCGGCAATCACGGTTTGCGATGGGTCGTTGAAATTGACAGCCTCGACAATTTCCTGTTCATTTTGGCCGCCAACGCCCGTCACTTCTGCGCAAAAAGCTATGACTTTTGTGGCGTCGAGCCCCAGGATGGCTGCCATGGCACCGGTGCCCACGGGCACCGCCTCCTGCATGGCGGCAGCGCGCAAGCGCACCAGCGGCGCGGCCTGGGCCAAGGTCAGTACGCCCGCTGCCACCAGGGCGGAATATTCGCCCAGCGAATGCCCGGCCAAGGCCATGGGCAGCGCGCCGCCCTCGGCGCACCAGACACGCCAGGCGGCCACGCCGGCCACCAGCATGACCGGCTGGGTGTTGGTGGTCAGCGCCAGCGTTTCCTTGGGGCCGTCGTGAATCAAGCGCCCGATGTCCTCGCTGAGCGCTTCAGACGCCTCGGCCAGCGTGGCGACCACGGCAGGATGGTCGCCCCAGGCGTCGAGCATGCCAACAGCCTGCGAACCCTGGCCTGGAAAGACAAACGCAAATGAATTCATGCCACCTCGAAAAATACCAATAAAAACAGGCTCTAGCGCTTATGCAGCAAGCGCTAACAGCTACATTTTAAGGAGTACCGAACCCCAAGTGAAACCGCCGCCCACGCCTTCGAGCAACACGGTTTCTCCGGCCTTGACCTGGCCTGAACGCACGGCGTGGTCCAGCGCGAGCGGAATCGACGCCGCTGAAGTGTTGCCATGCTGGTCGACCGTGACCACGACCTTGTCCATGGACAAATGAAGCTTGCGCGCCGTGCTTTGCATGATGCGGATGTTGGCCTGGTGCGGAATCATCCAGTCGATCTGGTCTGGCTCGATGCCTGCTTTCTCGAGCGCGGCGCGAGCGGATTTCTCGAGCACGCCAACGGCCAGCTTGAACACGGCCTGCCCGTCCATCTTGAGGAAAGGATCGCCGCTGGCGACTCCGCCTGAGACATGGCCCGGCACGCAAAGAATGCCCACATGCTTGCCGTCGGCATGCAAATCGGTGGCCAGAATTCCGGGCGTCTCTGAGGCCTCCAGCACGACGGCGCCAGCGCCATCGCCAAACAGCACGCAGGTGGTGCGATCACGGAAGTCAAGCAGGCGGCTGAAAATCTCGGAGCCCACCACCAGGGCGCAGCGCGCATTGCCGGCGCGAATCATGGCGTCGGCCACGCTCAAGCCGTAGACAAAACCGCTGCACACCGCCTGCACGTCAAATGCCGGACAGCCGTTCGCGCCGAGCTTGTTTTGCAATATGCAAGCTGTCGAGGGGAACACCATGTCCGGCGTTGATGTCGCCACGATGATGAGATCGATCTCACTCGGGTCGCGGCCCGCCGCCTTGAGGGCGTGGCGCGCGGCTTCGAGCGCCATGTCGCTGCACTGGACATCGTCTGCGGCAAAGTGCCGTGCCTGGATGCCGGTGCGCTCCACGATCCATTGGTCGGAGGTTTCGACACCGCCAGCGGCCAGTTGGGCCACCAGATCGGTGTTGGTGACGCGGCGTGGTGGCAGGAAACTGCCAGTGCCGGTGATACGGGAGTAGGAATTCATCGAGCGGTTACTGCGCCGTGGCGGTGCTGCGCTCGGCGGTGTCCGCGCTCAGCAAAGGCGCGGCGCTGTCGATGCGCGTGCGGACACGGTCCAAAAGGTTGTTTCGGGCTGCATCATACGCGCGGGCCAAGGCCAGCTCGAAGGCCAGTTCATCGGCCGAGCCATGGCTTTTGAAGACCAATCCGCGCAGACCCAGAAGCGCCGCGCCGTTGTAGCGTCGGTAATCCATGCGCTTCATCAAGGCCGCGAGCACCGGGTAAGCAATCAAAGCGGCCAGCTTGGTGAACAGATTGCGCTTGAACTCTTGCTTGAGGCCGCCAACGATCATGCTGGCCACGCCTTCGCTGGCCTTGAGCGCCACATTGCCGACGAAGCCATCGCACACCACAATGTCCGCCGTGCCCTTGAAAATGTCGTTGCCCTCGACGTTGCCGTAGAAGTTGATGGTGCCGGCAGCCCCTGCGGCGCGCAGCAGTTCCCCGGCGCGCTTGATCACTTCGCTGCCCTTGATCGCTTCTTCGCCGATATTGAGCAGGCCCACCGTGGGCTGGGCAGCGCCGCCCAGCGCTGCCACCAGCGCCGAACCCATGACTGCAAATTGCAGCAGGTGCTCGGCCGAGCAGTCCACATTTGCTCCCAGATCGAGCACCGTCGTGGCGCCGCCCTTGTCATTGGGGAGCTGGGACGCGATAGCAGGCCGATCAATGCCATCGAGCGTTTTCAGCACATAGCGCGCAATCGCCATCAGAGCGCCGGTGTTGCCGGCCGAAACCGCCGCCTGGGCGGCTCCGCTGTGCACCTGTTCAATGGCAATGCGCATCGACGACTGCTTTTTGCGCCGCAGCGCAACCTCGATCGGGTCGTCCATTCCCACCACTTCGCTGGCCGGAACCACGCTGGCGCGCGCGTGGCTGAAATCCTTCAGCGCCTCGGGCAGGCCCACCAGCAGCAGGCGGGCGTCGGCGTGCGAGTCCAGGAAACGGCGGCAGGCCGCCAGCGTGACGCGGGGGCCATGGTCGCCTCCCATGCAATCGACTGCCAATGTAGTCATGAAACCTTGCGACGCGGTCGCCAATGTGGGTGCAATACTGAACCGCAGAGCGCAAAACAAAGGCCCGCGCTACAGGCTGTGTAGCTGCGGGCCTCGGCCTGCGCTGGTGCGCAAAAAATCAGGCTTCGGATTTGTTCTTCAGCACCTGACGGCCACGATAGAAACCGTTGGGGCTGATGTGGTGGCGCAGATGCACTTCACCCGTGGTGGGCTCAAGCGCAATGCCGGGCACGTTCAGCGCGTTGTGCGAGCGGTGCATACCGCGCTTGGAAGGGGATTTTTTGTTTTGCTGAACAGCCATGATCGGCTCCTGGTCTTGGGAGGGGTTGGTAAAAACGCGATCAGCCCATTGAAGACACGAGGGGATTCGCGCGAAGCCCTCGATTATAACGCAGGCCGGTCAGGGTCTGTTCAGCCTACTTCTTGTCTTTGTCGATACGTATGCCGGCGAGCGCTGCAAACGGATTCGGGCGTTCGGCGCTGGCGGCCTCGAAATCCTCATCAGAGGAACTCATGGGCACCTCGATCGGGCAGACATCGTGGCGCGGCACCACGGGCAGCGCCATCAGCAGCTCGTCCTCAATCAGTTCGTGCAGCGAAAACTCCCGGCTCAGCGCCAACAAATCTTCCTCGGAATCGTCGTCCAGCGCCTCCGCCGTGGTCTCGTCGGCCACGAAGCGAAACCACCGGTCCACATCAAGCGGCACGTCTACACCACTCAGACAGCGCTGGCAGCGCATGGGAAAGGTGGCCTGCACCTGCAGGTGCAGCCAAAACTGTGGCGCACCGACACCGCCCACAGCCGGGCGCATTTCGCCGCGCGCCTCCCAGTCGACGCGCAAAGCAGGGTGCAGCCCCTTGGCCTCTTGCGCGAGGCGCTCGTACTTGAGCAAAGAATCGTGTCCGGCCAAATGCGCGGATGCCTGCACGAAGGCCTTCACGTCGAGTCGGTCAGGGGAATATTCCTTGGTCATGGGCGCAGTGTAAGAGAATCGTGCGATGCCTGACTACCCTGTGAAAAATCGCTCGCTGGTGCTCGGTTCAAGCTCGCGCTACCGGCGCGAACTGCTCGAACGCCTGCGCCTGCCCTTTGCCGTCGCCACACCCGAAACCGACGAATCACCGCTGCCGGGCGAGGCCCCGCGCTCCCTGGCACTGCGCCTGGCGCTGGCCAAGGCACGCGCCGTGGCAGCCCTGCACCCACAGGCCATCGTGATTGGCTCCGACCAGGTGGCCGACCTGGCCGGCGAACCCTTGGGCAAACCCGGCAACCACAAACGCGCCACAGCACAACTGCGTCGCATGAGCGGGCAAAGCGTGATCTTCCAGACGGCTGTGGCCGTGGTCTGCGCCGACAGCGGGTTCGAAGCGGTGGACATCGCCCCGGTCGAAGTGCGCTTTCGCCCGCTGGACGACGCCAGCATCGAGCGCTACCTGCGCGCCGAACAGCCCTACGACTGCGCCGGAAGCGCCAAAAGCGAGGGCCTGGGCATTGCCTTGCTCGACGCCATCGTCAGCGACGACCCCACCGCGTTGATCGGACTGCCGCTCATCCGCACCTGCCGCATGCTGCGCGCCGCCGGCTTGGTGCTGCCATGAGTGGCGGCACGGTGGACACCGCCCGCGGCAGGCTGCTGCTGGTCCCAGCGCCGCTTGATTTCGGCTGCGAGACACAAACCCCGCTGCAAGAAACGCTCCCGGCCGGCACGCTGCTCGCGGCGGCGCGCACCACGCACTGGATCTGCGAGAACGCCAAAAGCGCCCGTGCCTATCTGAAACGCATTGACGCCGTGCACCCGCTGGCGCTCCCGCTGCAGGAGCAGCAGATCACCGAGCTGCCGCGCGCCGTGCACAAAAAAGGCGACCACGGCGGCCCTGGCCACGCCAGCGCCGACACGCGCGCCCTGCTGGCGCCCGCACTGGCAGGGCACGACGTGGGCCTGCTCAGCGAAGCCGGCATGCCAGCGGTCGCCGACCCCGGCAGCTCGGTGGTGCGGGCTGCGCACGATCTGGGCCTCGCCGTGGTGCCGCTGGCCGGGCCGGTGTCGCTGTTGCTGGCGCTGGCTGCAAGCGGGCTCAATGGCCAAAACTTTGCCTTTGTCGGCTATTTGCCGCAGGACGCCACCGCGCGCACCCAGCGCATTGCCACGCTCGAGGCGCTCGCCCTGCGCACCGGGCAAACGCAGCTCTTCATTGAAACGCCGTACCGCAATGCCACCCTCTTGCAGGCGCTGGTGCAAACGCTCAAGTCGAACACCCGGCTGGCGGTGGCCAGTGGACTGACGCTGGAGAGCGCCAGCATTCGCAGCCTGCCCGCCAGCCGGTGGCGCGGAGCCATGCCGCCGGGACGCAACACGCCGGCGGTCTTTGCGATCGGGCCCTAGTGCTGGTGCGCGAGATGACCGACAACGGTAACCAGCACCATGCCTGCAAGCAGCCACAGTACCTGGTGCAAGGTTTGGCGCGCCGACAAGCGTTTTTGCAGTTGCGGAATCAAATCGGCCAGCGCCACGTAGACAAAGCTGCTGGATGCGATGACCAGGAAATACGGCAGCGCGAAATCGAGGCGTTCAAGCAGGACATAGCCCAGCAAGCCACCCAAGGCCGTGACAGCGCCCGCCAGCGACACTTTGACAAGCGCCGCGCTTCGGCTGGTGCTGCTTTGGCGCAGCACCACCAGGTCGCCCATATGGTGCGGCACCTCGTGCGCCAGAACAGAGAGCGCAGCCACCAGCCCAAGCCGCATGTCGGCGACGAAAGCCGAGGCAATCAGCACACCGTCGCCAAAGCAGTGCACGCTGTCGCCAGTGAGCACGGCCCAGCCCCCGACGCGCGGGGTCGCTGGCGCGTGGCCATGTCCATCCCCATGCCCGTCTTCATGCCCCTCTTCATGCCCCTCTTCATGCGCATGCGCGTGGCCGTTCCCGTGGCCGCCGTCCGCATGCTCGTGCCCGTGGTGCCAGAGTTCGGCCTTGTCGAGCAAGAAGAAAAACACCAGGCCCACCAGCAGCGTGGCAAACAGCGCTTGCGGGCTCACGCCGCTTTCAAAAGCTTCGGGAAGCAAAAGCATGAAGGCCGTGGCCAGCAATGCGCCCGCTGCCAAGCTGAGCAGGTGCTGCGGCCCCACCCCATCGCCGCTGCGGCCCAGACCCGCCCGCATCAGCAGGGCGGCCAGCCACACGCTGCCAATGCCCGCCGCCAGTGTGGCGAGCAAGATAACTATCAAAGTCATAGCTGCATCTTATTATTAGACAAGCGCTGGATGCGCTTTTGACTGCGATTTTATGGCATCAGCGCACGCCGTGATCGTGCAGCCAGGCGAGCATGCGTGCCCAACCGTCCTGGGCGGCAGCCTGGCGGTAGCTGGCGCGGTAGTCGGCATGAAAGGCGTGCGGCACATCGGGGTAGGTCACGATGCGGGAGGCCTTGGCCGCCTTTGAGCCGGCCGCCAGCGCCACGCGCATGCGCTCCACGGATTCCTGAGGAATGCCGGTGTCGGCTTCGCCATAGAGGCCCAGCACCGGGGCACGCAAAATGGGCGCGAGTTCCAGCGGGTGTTTGGGTGTGAGCGGCGTGGCCGCCCCTTCGAGCCGGCCATACCAGGCAACGCCGGCTTTCACCGGGCCATGCGCCGCGTACAACCAGGCGATGCGCCCACCCCAGCAAAAACCGGTGATCGCGGCGCGCGCTGGGTCGCCGCCATGGTCCGCAGTCCAGGCCAGCGCACCGTCCAGGTCGGCCATGACCTGCCCGTCGGGCACCTTGGACACCAGTTCGCTCATCAGCTTGGCCATCTCGCCGTAGCTGGCTGGGTTGCCCTGGCGCGCGTACAGCTCGGGGGCAATGGCGAGGTAGCCCGCATGCGCCAGGCGGCGGCAGGTGTCGGCGATGTAGGCGTGCACACCAAAAATTTCGTGCACCACCAGCACCACTGGCAGCCCGCTCTTGCCTGCAGGTGCGGCCCGGTAGGCGGGTACCTGGAAGCCATCGACGGTATAGCTGATTTCCCCTGCAGTGAGCCCGTCCGCCGGCGTCGCAATGGCGGTTTGCGCCATCAGTGGCGCGGCCGCTGCCGCGTAGCCAAGCCCCAGCGCCGTGTGCAGCACCGTGCGGCGGCGCGCGCCGGCCTCGGTGCTGCGGCCCGGCAGCAGGGCGTGGATGTCGGCGTGGATATCTTCGTACACCATGGCGATTTCTCCTGAACAGCGGTTGGAAAATCAGATCATTTCAAGGCCTAGCGCCCGATACATAAGCGCAAGCAGCTATCTACTTGATAGCAAACTAAAACACCCCCAGCACCAACCCCGTGGCGAGCGCCTCGCCCAGTGCCCGGCAGCGCTCCAGATCGTCGGCGCCGATGCGCTTGGGCGCCAAAATGGCCTCTGGCGTCTGGGCGTGCGTACAGACGATCAGCGCTTCGGCCACCGCCTTGAGCCGCCAACCTGTGGCTATGCGGGCCACCTGCCGCGCCGCATTGCTGCCATCGCTGCCCGCGCAGATGAGTGCGGCATAAGGGCGGCCATTGACCCGGTCGAGCACCGCGTAGTAGCTGCGGTCAAAAAAATCCTTCAGCTGCCCGCTCATCGCCGCCAAATTCTCGGGAGTGGCGAAAAGGTAGCCGTCGGCTGCCAGTACGTCCTGCGCTCCTGCCTCAGCGGCGTGCAGCAGCCGCGCCGTGCAGCTGTCGTCCGCCGCCGCACCGGCACGCGCCGCCTCAGCCATTTGCCGGGTGCCGTCCGTCAGGGAGTGGTAGACGATTAGCAGCGTCTTGCGCGCAGACATGCGGTTACAAGGCCATCGACGGCCTTTGCGCCATGGCGGCGCGCCAGCGCAGCAGGTGCGGGTGCTGCTCGCCCGGCTTTTGCTTCACCACACGCGCGAAGTCCACGGCGACCACGGCCGTGATGTCGGCGACGCTGAATCGCTCGGTCGCAACAAAGTCGCGGCCCGCCAGGCGGTCGTTGAGCAACACAAAGAACTGCTCCACCCGCAGCAGCCCACGCTGCGCCAGTTCAGGAATCTGCGGGTAGTTCACCGCCCCCGGCAGCGCGCGGCCCGCCATGGCGGGGGCACTGTTGCGCAGCGCCTCGGCAACCGCCAGCAGGCCTTCGAACTCCATGCGCCAGTTCCAGCTGGCAACCTCGGCCTTTTCTTCGGGGGTGGTGCCCAGCAGCGGCGGCTCGGGGTAGCGCGCCTCCAGGTACGCGGTGATGGCTGCGTTGTCGGTCAACAGCGCGCCGCTTTCGGTGCGCAGG encodes:
- a CDS encoding beta-ketoacyl-ACP synthase III, translating into MNSYSRITGTGSFLPPRRVTNTDLVAQLAAGGVETSDQWIVERTGIQARHFAADDVQCSDMALEAARHALKAAGRDPSEIDLIIVATSTPDMVFPSTACILQNKLGANGCPAFDVQAVCSGFVYGLSVADAMIRAGNARCALVVGSEIFSRLLDFRDRTTCVLFGDGAGAVVLEASETPGILATDLHADGKHVGILCVPGHVSGGVASGDPFLKMDGQAVFKLAVGVLEKSARAALEKAGIEPDQIDWMIPHQANIRIMQSTARKLHLSMDKVVVTVDQHGNTSAASIPLALDHAVRSGQVKAGETVLLEGVGGGFTWGSVLLKM
- a CDS encoding YceD family protein, which encodes MTKEYSPDRLDVKAFVQASAHLAGHDSLLKYERLAQEAKGLHPALRVDWEARGEMRPAVGGVGAPQFWLHLQVQATFPMRCQRCLSGVDVPLDVDRWFRFVADETTAEALDDDSEEDLLALSREFSLHELIEDELLMALPVVPRHDVCPIEVPMSSSDEDFEAASAERPNPFAALAGIRIDKDKK
- the fabD gene encoding ACP S-malonyltransferase; translated protein: MNSFAFVFPGQGSQAVGMLDAWGDHPAVVATLAEASEALSEDIGRLIHDGPKETLALTTNTQPVMLVAGVAAWRVWCAEGGALPMALAGHSLGEYSALVAAGVLTLAQAAPLVRLRAAAMQEAVPVGTGAMAAILGLDATKVIAFCAEVTGVGGQNEQEIVEAVNFNDPSQTVIAGSKAAVERACEALKAAGAKRALPLPVSAPFHSSLMRPAAEALREALGTLALAPPQIPVVNNVDVAVQSEPEAIRDALVRQAFGPVRWVECVQQLRTMGATHIVECGPGKVLAGLVRRIDSELVGAALFDPASLTQVQELLA
- the plsX gene encoding phosphate acyltransferase PlsX — encoded protein: MTTLAVDCMGGDHGPRVTLAACRRFLDSHADARLLLVGLPEALKDFSHARASVVPASEVVGMDDPIEVALRRKKQSSMRIAIEQVHSGAAQAAVSAGNTGALMAIARYVLKTLDGIDRPAIASQLPNDKGGATTVLDLGANVDCSAEHLLQFAVMGSALVAALGGAAQPTVGLLNIGEEAIKGSEVIKRAGELLRAAGAAGTINFYGNVEGNDIFKGTADIVVCDGFVGNVALKASEGVASMIVGGLKQEFKRNLFTKLAALIAYPVLAALMKRMDYRRYNGAALLGLRGLVFKSHGSADELAFELALARAYDAARNNLLDRVRTRIDSAAPLLSADTAERSTATAQ
- the fabG gene encoding 3-oxoacyl-ACP reductase FabG, whose protein sequence is MSDIEEKQAPVALVTGASRGIGAAIALELAQRGYRVVGTATTAEGAQRIGAALSAHAGCSGAVLDVNNAPSVDALIETIVKEQGGLQVLVNNAGITRDQLAMRMKDDDWDAVLGTNLGAVFRVSRAAIRPMMKQRFGRIISITSVVGASGNPGQANYAAAKAGVAGMTRSLARELGSRGITVNCVAPGFIDTDMTAGLPEAQQKALLNQIPLGFLGRPADIAHAVAYLASPQAGYVTGQELHVNGGMYM
- the rpmF gene encoding 50S ribosomal protein L32, with the translated sequence MAVQQNKKSPSKRGMHRSHNALNVPGIALEPTTGEVHLRHHISPNGFYRGRQVLKNKSEA
- a CDS encoding Maf family nucleotide pyrophosphatase: MPDYPVKNRSLVLGSSSRYRRELLERLRLPFAVATPETDESPLPGEAPRSLALRLALAKARAVAALHPQAIVIGSDQVADLAGEPLGKPGNHKRATAQLRRMSGQSVIFQTAVAVVCADSGFEAVDIAPVEVRFRPLDDASIERYLRAEQPYDCAGSAKSEGLGIALLDAIVSDDPTALIGLPLIRTCRMLRAAGLVLP
- a CDS encoding SAM-dependent methyltransferase codes for the protein MSGGTVDTARGRLLLVPAPLDFGCETQTPLQETLPAGTLLAAARTTHWICENAKSARAYLKRIDAVHPLALPLQEQQITELPRAVHKKGDHGGPGHASADTRALLAPALAGHDVGLLSEAGMPAVADPGSSVVRAAHDLGLAVVPLAGPVSLLLALAASGLNGQNFAFVGYLPQDATARTQRIATLEALALRTGQTQLFIETPYRNATLLQALVQTLKSNTRLAVASGLTLESASIRSLPASRWRGAMPPGRNTPAVFAIGP
- a CDS encoding flavodoxin family protein; amino-acid sequence: MSARKTLLIVYHSLTDGTRQMAEAARAGAAADDSCTARLLHAAEAGAQDVLAADGYLFATPENLAAMSGQLKDFFDRSYYAVLDRVNGRPYAALICAGSDGSNAARQVARIATGWRLKAVAEALIVCTHAQTPEAILAPKRIGADDLERCRALGEALATGLVLGVF
- the acpP gene encoding acyl carrier protein, coding for MSDIEARVKKIIAEQLGVEESQVTSEKAFVADLGADSLDTVELVMALEDEFGIEIPDEDAEKITTVQNAIDYATSHPKA
- a CDS encoding glutathione S-transferase family protein; this translates as MITLYDCATAPSPRRARILLAEKGVAHDTVPVDLRTGEQLGEAYRQINPQCTVPALRTESGALLTDNAAITAYLEARYPEPPLLGTTPEEKAEVASWNWRMEFEGLLAVAEALRNSAPAMAGRALPGAVNYPQIPELAQRGLLRVEQFFVLLNDRLAGRDFVATERFSVADITAVVAVDFARVVKQKPGEQHPHLLRWRAAMAQRPSMAL
- a CDS encoding dienelactone hydrolase family protein, with amino-acid sequence MVYEDIHADIHALLPGRSTEAGARRRTVLHTALGLGYAAAAAPLMAQTAIATPADGLTAGEISYTVDGFQVPAYRAAPAGKSGLPVVLVVHEIFGVHAYIADTCRRLAHAGYLAIAPELYARQGNPASYGEMAKLMSELVSKVPDGQVMADLDGALAWTADHGGDPARAAITGFCWGGRIAWLYAAHGPVKAGVAWYGRLEGAATPLTPKHPLELAPILRAPVLGLYGEADTGIPQESVERMRVALAAGSKAAKASRIVTYPDVPHAFHADYRASYRQAAAQDGWARMLAWLHDHGVR
- a CDS encoding ZIP family metal transporter; protein product: MTLIVILLATLAAGIGSVWLAALLMRAGLGRSGDGVGPQHLLSLAAGALLATAFMLLLPEAFESGVSPQALFATLLVGLVFFFLLDKAELWHHGHEHADGGHGNGHAHAHEEGHEEGHEDGHGDGHGHAPATPRVGGWAVLTGDSVHCFGDGVLIASAFVADMRLGLVAALSVLAHEVPHHMGDLVVLRQSSTSRSAALVKVSLAGAVTALGGLLGYVLLERLDFALPYFLVIASSSFVYVALADLIPQLQKRLSARQTLHQVLWLLAGMVLVTVVGHLAHQH